From Cucumis melo cultivar AY chromosome 1, USDA_Cmelo_AY_1.0, whole genome shotgun sequence, a single genomic window includes:
- the LOC103489707 gene encoding uncharacterized protein LOC103489707 isoform X2, with protein MDLPQFLYHQRDQSRYISPPPPPPPPPPSAPLPPHPFFPEDPSFPFPPNHHHLLHNHPDQPLDFPLPPPPPSSYRHHSIHPPPSPQPPLAYNPSQPHFVVDTHLPINEDSLRSPPRRHEFQRSPPLSGRISFDGGFHRDFVDLNHPYHDSRFDVSDPSRVTVDNRPPLPHSPIDFDHRMGHREIDHRSGIPYPPPEMFRYSSGNCSRRGADYSDSYQPNPREEVLRGRGEENYYHHDHHKEDSNVSFMECGASRSPLSRDKFTSGSFDKHRYGSNYEKESFRSRRNSTMVGKNQRWVHSKQTFRNMHNSYLDGSNDRGHGDRTDFRILSGKHGHSNAELGKYYYDNKGGMEGYIEYTSTPRKQVQKKSAFLRIQMANPCHNNRESEQLRDSEYFDEKNSFLRGKNQVRSLCYRMDSGKRREGSPMELDVSFKSNSLVAKAIVAPTQSAPISDVDSRHVNEKTDSTNSHLTGQNKDDFGTNYVTKFVTCPPDIKNELKDLDEKATGPLAGNGSNNLTDASSVKGSYSLRKRNLERPSQGKVSDVEGKNVSGKGAMVRTMKKKKVVRKVAKKVVSSQLGLQTRKGAEDPPVKVSSLTNIPPDVTGSGKGLEVSENKISTSGKNSDHGFVLKASPTDMSGSLDKRKADQSVLPVASKECQANTVMGMECVPADKSNKNSLGSPLNSLTKEGRGTSDHLETNASFIAIPPLLNSSKNLQLQNGHNEFDFGISKGIEDSSFESVSGKESKATMVFLGGSQSGSSSPNDPNLLGSLVNENNLTVRIDTPMDFDNGVTQFEENTLLSETFIVDAICKRLYTNKVTGPLETDVVGVPAGKVTITNPLVGVNLKASEMQVDSLSLEADNSDQHTNRNSDDCHQCTNILVDEVFNCERIGITRVQESVGSSSVSLGLSLEEGSLKVKDPILSGEGEKLLSKVRELNFAGPGDINQETNSEDLCVSFNSKGHCPPEQDISGLGSMVMWENPTTFGESGMLDYTSLGKSPKNKLLTGFDVDSRGTDVSLKSRKKRKTCIASPVLPCRSGETNAAITFISSLSDPLNSNGELVEGKEVALSTVDTLFTASTVSTDRLKGMSMVLDDISKKETATEINIERNPLECLLKYEQLEKNSCSIQVSTISKCQSLSPSASLGYEQEVTGATIMATNQSDDMDVVTDRRKELNVHAAERQSIICNKTEQWKSPSEVPSSQTLDRPNPESVKSSSNVCQDNLHRIEISFDEKGFPAANSDREIKGSMFDTRGHLGSSEASNVPEMHKLNCEASFSHTDSKMDCADDEKVKKKSNVENELKASTDTLFSQPLAVHRKLGYTNAVNMSPGNVLPQALEALKNGLQADNNSSNSCKKEQKMSYYKSQAFPAKSFSTYPASKNLTSAAYSKKPRSWHRNVNSPSPALGNKPSLSSIPLQGQLHGGGGMLQSTSYIRKGNSLVRKLSPVAARVLGSHDLSSSSSDQHDYWSSVKSNKVEVANSCFHSKAKGTDANVYNPYPPQLSSESRSPNYSVPMGDCALSPCHETESNPMKSKQVSDLSKSVGDSLKILLAPKSQVVTADKKENLAEMKKTNSVSLVVKKMVYVKRKSNQLVATSNPCDLSTKNRETTCSLGSDGYYKRKKNQLIRAPSECQMKQTLLPTEDISKPGAQSSYGDGDAGNFNKRQQFKALLETHGPSKSSLVWTLCSSVAAGNGAGNLQNHKMAPRLFPWKRTYWKMFKLNASTQRNSSTILRKLLLLRNRNTVYKRSKHGFSLRKSKEATRAVADADRKKRERNWDPSVSSDTLGGSQFSYDQASGSTTLQPRKSAKKFYIPARLVIGNDEYVKIGKGNQLVRNPKRRARILASEKIRWSLHTARQRLAKKRMYCQFFTRFGKCNKEGGKCPYIHDTSKIAVCTKFLNGLCSNASCKLTHKVIPERMPDCSYFLQGLCSSKNCAYRHVNVNSKVPTCEAFLRGYCALGNECRKKHSYVCPLLEATGTCPDRSTCKLHHPKQQTKGRKRKRLEGRNNDQGRYFGSTNQDVSRSRLVVSDKQLPVKSSDPFLEDLTDYISLDVGSDEDIEESHDSTSQTTSFCQGYLSELLLEDPDELIKPVRVMNENLAVQ; from the exons ATGGATTTACCTCAATTTCTTTACCATCAACGGGATCAATCCAGGTACAtctctcctcctcctcctcctcctcctcctcctccctcCGCCCCTCTTCCTCCTCACCCTTTTTTCCCCGAAGATCCCAGTTTCCCCTTCCCTCCCAATCACCACCACCTTCTTCATAATCATCCCGATCAACCCCTTGATTTCCCGCTCCCCCCACCGCCCCCCTCGTCCTACCGTCATCATTCCATTCATCCACCCCCGTCACCCCAACCTCCCCTTGCTTATAATCCCTCACAACCCCATTTTgttgttgacacccatcttccAATCAACGAAGACTCATTGAGATCTCCGCCCCGCCGTCATGAATTTCAGCGTTCCCCTCCGCTTTCCGGTCGGATCTCTTTCGACGGAGGCTTTCATCGTGATTTTGTTGATCTCAACCACCCGTACCATGACAGTCGGTTTGATGTTTCGGATCCATCCAGAGTCACGGTGGATAATCGACCACCATTACCGCATTCTCCTATTGATTTTGATCATAGAATGGGTCACCGAGAAATTGATCACAGATCGGGCATCCCGTATCCGCCACCCGAAATGTTTAGGTATAGTTCAGGTAATTGTTCTAGGCGGGGAGCGGATTACAGTGATAGTTATCAGCCAAATCCAAGAGAAGAGGTGCTACGAGGACGCGGTGAGGAGAACTATTATCACCATGATCACCATAAAGAAGATTCCAATGTTTCCTTTATGGAATGTGGAGCCTCACGGAGTCCATTGTCTAGAGATAAATTTACTTCAGGAAGCTTTGATAAACACCGGTATGGCTCGAATTATGAAAAAGAATCTTTTAGGAGTCGTAGGAATAGTACAATGGTGGGGAAAAATCAGAGATGGGTTCATAGCAAACAGACCTTTAGGAACATGCACAATTCGTACTTAGATGGAAGTAATGATAGAGGACATGGTGACCGTACTGATTTTCGAATTTTATCTGGAAAGCATGGGCATTCTAATGCTGAATTAGGGAAATATTACTATGATAATAAGGGTGGTATGGAAGGTTATATTGAGTACACATCCACTCCACGGAAGCAAGTACAGAAAAAGAGTGCTTTTCTTAGAATTCAAATGGCAAATCCTTGTCACAATAACAGAGAGAGTGAGCAATTACGTGATTCTGAGTATTTTGATGAGAAGAACAGTTTCCTCAGAGGCAAAAATCAGGTTAGATCTTTATGTTACAGAATGGATTCAGGGAAGAGGAGAGAGGGAAGTCCCATGGAGCTAGATGTTTCTTTTAAATCCAATTCGTTGGTGGCCAAGGCTATTGTGGCACCAACACAGTCTGCTCCTATTTCAGATGTCGATTCAAGGCATGTAAATGAGAAAACTGACTCTACTAACTCACATTTAACTGGACAGAACAAGGATGATTTTGGGACAAATTATGTTACAAAATTTGTCACTTGTCCCCCAGACATTAAAAATGAGCTGAAGGATTTAGACGAGAAGGCTACAGGTCCGTTGGCTGGTAATGGATCTAATAATTTAACTGATGCTTCTTCAGTTAAGGGCAGCTATTCACTTAGAAAAAGAAACCTTGAGAGGCCTTCACAAGGAAAGGTGTCAGATGTAGAAGGGAAGAATGTTTCAGGAAAAGGAGCTATGGTAAGGAccatgaagaagaaaaaagttgtGAGGAAAGTAGCAAAGAAGGTAGTGAGTTCCCAACTGGGTTTACAGACTAGAAAAGGTGCTGAAGACCCTCCAGTGAAAGTAAGCAGTTTGACAAATATTCCCCCAGATGTTACCGGGTCTGGTAAGGGTTTAGAAGTTTCAGAAAACAAGATTTCCACATCTGGAAAGAACTCAGACCATGGTTTTGTATTGAAGGCTTCCCCGACTGATATGTCAGGATCATTAGATAAAAGAAAAGCGGATCAATCTGTCCTCCCTGTAGCATCAAAAGAATGTCAAGCCAATACAGTCATGGGCATGGAATGTGTACCTGCAGATAAGAGTAATAAAAACAGCTTAGGTTCTCCATTGAATTCCTTGACAAAAGAGGGAAGAGGAACTAGTGATCATCTTGAGACAAACGCTTCTTTCATTGCCATACCACCTCTTTTAAATTCGAGTAAGAATCTTCAATTACAAAATGGACATAAtgagtttgattttggaatCAGTAAGGGTATCGAAGATTCATCGTTTGAAAGTGTATCAGGTAAAGAGTCTAAAGCTACAATGGTTTTTCTGGGAGGCAGTCAGTCTGGATCATCGAGTCCTAATGATCCTAATCTTCTTGGTAGTCTTGTTAATGAAAATAATTTGACTGTTAGAATAGATACTCCCATGGATTTTGACAATGGAGTAACTCAGTTTGAAGAGAATACTCTACTTTCTGAAACTTTTATTGTTGATGCAATTTGCAAGCGGCTTTATACAAATAAGGTGACTGGACCTCTTGAGACTGATGTCGTAGGAGTACCTGCAGGAAAAGTTACAATTACAAATCCTTTGGTGGGTGTAAATCTAAAAGCATCTGAGATGCAGGTTGATTCCTTAAGTTTGGAAGCTGATAACAGTGACCAACATACTAATCGGAATTCAGATGATTGTCATCAGTGTACTAATATACTAGTGGATGAGGTTTTTAACTGTGAGAGGATTGGTATTACGAGAGTACAGGAATCTGTTGGTAGTAGTTCTGTTTCATTAGGTCTTAGTTTAGAAGAAGGTTCTTTGAAAGTTAAGGATCCAATACTAAGTGGAGAAGGTGAGAAATTGTTGTCTAAGGTGAGGGAACTGAATTTTGCAGGTCCTGGTGACATCAATCAAGAGACTAATTCTGAGGATTTATGTGTAAGTTTCAATTCTAAAGGTCATTGCCCTCCAGAGCAGGATATTTCAGGTCTTGGAAGTATGGTGATGTGGGAAAATCCTACCACCTTTGGAGAGAGTGGGATGCTCGATTACACTTCATTAGGTAAGTCACCAAAAAACAAATTGTTGACGGGGTTTGACGTTGATAGTAGAGGGACTGATGTATCATTAAAGTCTCGAAAAAAACGAAAAACATGCATTGCTAGTCCTGTTTTGCCTTGTCGCAGTGGTGAAACTAATGCTGCAATTACATTCATTTCTAGTTTAAGTGATCCACTAAATTCTAATGGTGAATTAGTGGAAGGAAAGGAGGTTGCATTATCCACTGTGGATACTCTTTTCACAGCTAGTACTGTTTCTACAGATCGTTTAAAGGGGATGAGCATGGTTCTCGATGATATATCGAAAAAAGAAACTGCCACAGAGATCAATATAGAAAGAAACCCCCTAGAGTGTCTCTTGAAATATGAGCAGCTGGAAAAAAACTCTTGTTCAATCCAGGTCTCAACTATCTCGAAGTGTCAGTCACTTTCTCCCTCAGCATCATTGGGATATGAGCAAGAAGTGACTGGTGCTACCATAATGGCCACTAATCAAAGTGATGATATGGATGTAGTCACTGACAGAAGAAAAGAACTAAACGTTCATGCTGCAGAACGACAATCTATAATTTGTAATAAGACTGAACAGTGGAAAAGTCCTTCAGAAGTTCCATCCTCTCAAACCTTAGATCGTCCAAATCCTGAATCAGTTAAATCATCTAGTAATGTTTGCCAGGATAATTTGCATCGTATTGAAATATCTTTTGATGAGAAGGGATTCCCCGCTGCCAATTCTGATAGGGAAATTAAGGGCAGCATGTTTGATACACGAGGTCATTTGGGTTCTTCAGAAGCTTCTAATGTTCCAGAAATGCATAAATTAAATTGTGAGGCATCATTCAGCCACACTGACTCCAAAATGGATTGTGCAGATGATGAAAAAGTGAAGAAGAAATCTAATGTGGAAAATGAATTAAAGGCATCTACTGACACTCTGTTTTCACAGCCTTTGGCTGTTCATAGAAAATTAGGTTATACCAATGCTGTAAATATGTCCCCTGGCAATGTATTACCACAGGCTTTGGAAGCATTAAAAAATGGACTTCAAGCTGACAATAATTCTTCCAACTCatgcaaaaaagaacagaaaatGAGTTATTACAAATCTCAGGCTTTTCCTGCTAAATCCTTTTCCACATACCCTGCTTCAAAAAATTTAACATCTGCAGCATATAGCAAAAAGCCCAGAAGTTGGCATCGAAATGTAAATTCTCCATCTCCGGCTCTTGGAAATAAGCCTTCTTTGAGCTCTATTCCTCTCCAAGGGCAGTTACATGGAGGAGGTGGAATGCTTCAGAGTACTTCATACATTCGTAAAGGTAACAGCCTAGTTCGAAAGCTTTCTCCAGTTGCTGCACGAGTTTTGGGCTCTCATGATTTGAGTTCAAGCTCATCAGATCAACATGATTACTGGTCTAGCGTAAAGTCTAACAAGGTTGAGGTCGCTAACTCTTGTTTCCATTCTAAAGCGAAGGGAACTGATGCTAATGTTTATAATCCCTATCCTCCCCAACTATCTAGTGAGTCCCGGTCCCCCAATTATTCTGTGCCTATGGGAGATTGTGCCCTGTCTCCTTGCCATGAAACTGAATCAAATCCCATGAAGTCTAAACAAGTTAGTGATCTCTCAAAGTCGGTTGGGGATTCACTGAAGATTTTGTTAGCTCCTAAAAGTCAGGTTGTTACTGCtgataagaaagaaaatctggCTGAAATGAAAAAAACGAATTCTGTTTCTTTAGTTGTAAAAAAGATGGTGTATGTGAAGCGCAAGTCAAATCAATTGGTTGCAACTTCAAATCCCTGTGATTTATCAACTAAAAACAGGGAGACGACTTGTTCCTTGGGCTCTGATGGTTATTACAAGAGGAAAAAGAATCAGCTAATCAGGGCCCCATCAGAATGTCAGATGAAGCAGACTTTACTGCCCACTGAAGATATTTCAAAGCCGGGAGCCCAAAGCTCTTATGGAGATGGAGACGCTGGAAATTTTAATAAGAGGCAACAATTTAAAG CTTTATTGGAAACACACGGGCCTTCAAAATCTTCTTTGGTATGGACACTTTGCAGTTCAGTTGCTGCAGGAAATGGTGCTGGCAATTTGCAGAATCACAAGATGGCTCCTCGACTTTTTCCTTGGAAAAGAACATATTGGAAGATGTTCAAACTAAATGCTTCTACTCAGAGAAACAGTTCGACTATACTGAG AAAATTGTTGCTGTTGAGGAACAGGAACACAGTTTATAAAAGATCAAAACATGGATTTTCACTTCGAAAATCCAAG GAAGCTACAAGGGCAGTTGCTGATGCAGATAGGAAGAAAAGAGAACGTAACTGGGATCCATCTGTTTCCTCTGACACTCTTGGTGGAAGTCAATTTTCTT ATGACCAAGCATCCGGTTCTACTACTCTCCAACCAAGAAAGAGTGCTAAGAAATTTTATATTCCAGCAAGACTAGTGATTGGCAATGATGA ATATGTAAAGATCGGAAAAGGCAATCAATTGGTCCGAAATCCAAAAAGAAGAGCACGCATATTGGCAAGTGAGAAAATTCGATGGAGTTTGCACACTGCAAGACAGCGGCTGGCTAAGAAGCGGATGTACTGTCAATTTTTCACAAGATTTGGTAAATGTAACAAAGAAGGTGGCAAGTGCCCTTATATTCACGACACTTCCAAGATTGCAGTCTGCACAAAATTTCTCAACGGTTTATGTTCTAACGCAAGCTGCAAATTGACTCATAAG GTGATTCCAGAAAGGATGCCTGATTGTTCATACTTTCTACAGG GTTTATGCAGCAGCAAAAATTGTGCTTATAGACATGTAAATGTTAACTCAAAGGTTCCTACTTGCGAGGCTTTCCTTAGGGGCTATTGTGCTCTGGGAAACGAG TGCCGTAAGAAGCACAGTTATGTGTGCCCCTTGTTGGAAGCAACAGGAACATGCCCGGATAGATCAACATGCAAACTTCACCATCCTAAACAACAAACTAAAGGAAGGAAAAGAAAGCGATTGGAAGGGAGGAATAACGATCAAGGACGCTACTTTGGTTCTACAAATCAGGATGTTTCTAGATCTAGATTGGTGGTGAGTGATAAGCAGCTTCCTGTTAAATCGAGTGACCCTTTTCTTGAGGATCTGACAGATTATATCAGCCTTGATGTCGGCAGTGATGAAGATATTGAAGAAAGCCATGACTCGACAAGCCAGACTACGTCCTTTTGTCAAGGTTACCTCTCTGAGTTACTGTTAGAAGATCCCGACGAGCTAATCAAACCAGTTCGGGTAATGAATGAGAATTTGGCTGTGCAATAG